The Phycisphaeraceae bacterium genome window below encodes:
- a CDS encoding class II fumarate hydratase, protein MTRRPKSTRSSNDPKAAPSARASGKVKVSRPSSPTRIEKDSMGEMIVPHDALFGATTQRAVLNFPVSGRPVPPQLIEAYLLLKKCCAESNRDLGLLDTARTRAIVGACNELLEPFAADAADGIAAVMRHFPIDVFQTGSGTSTNMNVNEVIANVASRRAGREIGSRDPVHPNDDVNAGQSSNDTFPTATQIAGCALIQERLLPALERLAVALERKAKAWDRIVKVGRTHLMDATPIRMGQVFSGYAAAVREGVRRASSALRAMAENLPIGGTAVGTGINAHPKFGATVAKRLSASLRIPFREAKNHFEAQATRDCVVEASGALRTIAVSLSKIAGDIRLLGSGPRCGLGELSLPATQPGSSIMPGKVNPVICESVIMVSAQVIGNDTAITVGGLGGVGSVLELNVAMPMISENLIESISLLSEACGMFVDRCIDGLEVNEKTATGMVERSLMMCTSLAPVIGYDRAAKLAKDAFASGQTVRELALEQKLVDAKTLDRLLDPTAMTKPGGKGPGGG, encoded by the coding sequence ATGACCCGTCGTCCCAAGTCGACCCGCTCGAGCAACGATCCCAAGGCCGCGCCTTCGGCTCGCGCTTCGGGCAAGGTGAAGGTGTCACGCCCTTCGTCGCCCACGCGCATCGAGAAGGATTCGATGGGCGAGATGATCGTTCCGCACGACGCGCTCTTCGGCGCGACCACGCAGCGGGCGGTCTTGAACTTCCCGGTCTCCGGTCGCCCAGTTCCGCCGCAGCTCATCGAGGCCTACCTGCTCCTCAAGAAGTGCTGCGCTGAGTCAAATCGGGACTTGGGCCTGCTCGACACCGCGCGGACCAGGGCGATCGTCGGCGCCTGCAACGAACTGCTCGAGCCCTTCGCCGCGGACGCTGCCGACGGCATCGCCGCGGTGATGCGTCACTTCCCCATCGATGTCTTCCAGACCGGCTCCGGCACCTCGACGAACATGAATGTCAACGAGGTGATCGCCAATGTCGCCTCGCGCCGCGCAGGTCGTGAGATCGGATCGCGCGACCCCGTTCACCCCAACGACGATGTGAATGCCGGCCAGAGCTCGAATGACACCTTTCCGACGGCAACGCAGATCGCCGGTTGCGCCCTCATTCAGGAGCGCCTGCTGCCGGCGCTCGAGCGACTCGCGGTGGCGCTGGAGAGGAAGGCGAAGGCATGGGATCGCATCGTCAAGGTGGGCCGGACCCATCTCATGGATGCGACCCCCATTCGCATGGGCCAGGTCTTCTCGGGGTATGCGGCGGCGGTGCGCGAGGGTGTACGACGAGCGTCGAGCGCCCTCCGAGCGATGGCTGAAAACCTGCCGATCGGCGGGACCGCGGTGGGCACGGGCATCAACGCTCATCCGAAGTTCGGCGCCACGGTCGCGAAGCGCCTCTCTGCGTCGCTGCGGATTCCCTTCCGCGAGGCGAAGAATCACTTTGAAGCGCAGGCGACGCGCGACTGTGTCGTCGAGGCAAGCGGCGCACTCAGGACGATCGCGGTCAGCCTTTCGAAGATTGCCGGTGACATCCGTCTGCTCGGCTCCGGCCCTCGCTGCGGCCTTGGCGAACTCAGCCTGCCTGCAACACAGCCGGGCAGTTCGATCATGCCGGGCAAGGTCAATCCCGTGATCTGCGAGAGCGTCATCATGGTCTCGGCGCAGGTCATCGGCAATGACACGGCGATCACGGTTGGCGGCCTCGGCGGCGTCGGCAGCGTGCTCGAACTCAATGTCGCCATGCCGATGATCTCAGAGAACCTCATCGAGAGCATCTCCCTCCTGTCGGAGGCGTGCGGCATGTTCGTCGACAGGTGCATTGACGGCCTCGAAGTCAACGAGAAGACGGCCACCGGCATGGTGGAGCGCAGCTTGATGATGTGCACCTCGCTCGCGCCGGTCATTGGCTACGACCGTGCGGCCAAGCTCGCCAAGGATGCCTTCGCCAGCGGCCAGACCGTGCGCGAACTGGCGCTTGAACAGAAGCTCGTCGACGCGAAGACGCTCGACCGCCTGCTCGACCCGACGGCGATGACGAAGCCCGGCGGCAAGGGACCTGGCGGCGGTTGA
- the murA gene encoding UDP-N-acetylglucosamine 1-carboxyvinyltransferase, with the protein MDFFRIQGGRRLSGRISVEGSKNAALPMMAASLLTDQPVVLRNVAELSDIANMARLLDELGVAVRFSEGAVTLHSQDENRITARYDVVRTMRASICTLGPMLARRRRAVVSMPGGCAFGDRPVDLHVKGMLALGAKVEQRNGNLVVSAERLKGGTVFLGGPNGSTVLGTANVMSAATIAKGRTIIECAACEPEIVDLARLLTRMGAKIQGAGSPRIIIDGVDELGGADYRVMSDRIVAGTYAVAAAMTNGDVIIDEFPMDALIAAVHYLGEIGVHVETKSENEDRTRCTVRVSSERTLRPAMITTQPHPGFPTDLQAQFMALLCLAQGNSIVTEKIYPERFLHVAELSRMGARLFRQGPTVMVAGGGELVGAPVMASDLRASASLVLAGLAARGETIVNRVYHLDRGYAQMEVVLRGLGADIERLSDSAHAPSADPAAEGASPAGGVLPLGAAQFMQHDR; encoded by the coding sequence ATGGACTTCTTCCGCATTCAGGGTGGACGCCGGCTCTCGGGCCGGATCTCGGTTGAGGGAAGCAAGAACGCCGCGCTGCCGATGATGGCGGCGTCGCTGTTGACCGATCAGCCGGTCGTCCTGCGCAATGTTGCGGAGCTCTCTGACATCGCCAACATGGCGCGCCTGCTCGATGAACTCGGTGTCGCGGTGCGCTTCTCCGAAGGGGCTGTCACGCTTCACAGCCAGGACGAGAATCGCATCACCGCCCGATACGATGTCGTCCGCACGATGCGTGCAAGCATCTGCACGCTGGGGCCGATGCTCGCCCGGCGCCGCCGCGCGGTGGTGAGCATGCCGGGCGGTTGCGCCTTCGGTGACCGTCCCGTCGACCTCCATGTGAAGGGCATGCTGGCGCTCGGCGCGAAGGTCGAGCAGCGCAACGGCAATCTCGTCGTGTCGGCGGAACGCCTCAAGGGCGGCACCGTCTTCCTCGGTGGTCCCAACGGCAGCACCGTCCTGGGCACGGCGAATGTCATGAGCGCGGCCACCATTGCGAAGGGGCGCACGATCATCGAATGCGCCGCCTGTGAACCTGAGATTGTCGATCTCGCGAGGCTCCTGACGCGGATGGGTGCGAAGATCCAGGGAGCAGGCTCGCCGCGCATCATCATCGATGGTGTCGATGAGCTCGGCGGCGCCGATTATCGCGTGATGTCCGATCGCATTGTCGCGGGAACCTACGCCGTGGCCGCTGCCATGACTAACGGCGATGTCATCATCGATGAGTTCCCGATGGACGCCCTCATCGCCGCGGTGCATTATCTGGGCGAGATCGGCGTCCATGTCGAAACGAAGTCGGAGAATGAAGATCGCACCCGCTGCACGGTCCGGGTCTCGAGCGAGCGCACGCTGCGGCCGGCCATGATCACCACTCAACCTCACCCGGGTTTCCCCACGGACCTGCAAGCGCAGTTCATGGCGCTCCTCTGTCTGGCGCAGGGCAACAGCATCGTGACCGAGAAGATCTATCCCGAGCGGTTCCTCCATGTCGCCGAGCTCTCCCGCATGGGCGCGAGGCTCTTCAGGCAGGGGCCGACCGTCATGGTCGCGGGTGGCGGCGAGCTCGTCGGAGCCCCCGTGATGGCGAGCGACCTGCGCGCAAGCGCTTCGCTGGTGCTGGCCGGGCTGGCGGCCCGGGGGGAGACGATCGTCAACCGCGTCTATCACCTCGATCGCGGCTATGCGCAGATGGAGGTGGTGCTCCGCGGCCTCGGCGCCGACATTGAGCGATTGAGCGACTCCGCCCACGCGCCGTCCGCCGATCCCGCGGCCGAGGGCGCATCACCCGCCGGCGGCGTTCTTCCGCTCGGCGCTGCGCAGTTCATGCAGCACGATCGCTGA
- the rho gene encoding transcription termination factor Rho: MNTCSGILEMPQGAEGRIRQFADGLIEGPDDPIVPPELTERYPLRPGAQVLAEIVDRKSRRRRPGQGRRTRRVVDRLLEIEGLPPEAYAQRKPFHELTPLDPQPRMGLEYRGCPPSCRLIDLFCPIGYGTRGLIVAPPKAGKTILLQNIAFGIKHNHPQVELVALLIDERPEEVTDFKRNVPAQVLASSNDQDLERHLTLGILAIDRAKRMVEAGKDVVVLLDSLTRLGRAFNNSRRYGSSGRTMSGGLDSRALEVPKQLFGAARKAEEGGSLTIIASCLVDTGSRADQIIFEEFKGTGNMELVLDRSVAEKRIFPAINLAASGTRKEHLLMGERELKTVTALRRRLLSVPPPVQMEQLLAALKRYDTNERMVQGG; encoded by the coding sequence ATGAACACATGCAGTGGGATCCTCGAGATGCCGCAGGGCGCCGAGGGCCGGATCAGGCAGTTCGCCGACGGACTCATCGAAGGGCCGGACGATCCCATCGTTCCTCCGGAACTCACCGAGCGCTATCCCCTTCGGCCCGGCGCACAGGTGCTCGCCGAGATCGTCGATCGAAAGAGCCGACGGCGGCGCCCCGGCCAGGGGCGTCGCACTCGGCGCGTCGTCGATCGGCTGCTCGAGATCGAAGGTCTGCCTCCGGAGGCCTATGCCCAGCGGAAGCCCTTTCATGAGCTGACTCCGCTCGACCCGCAGCCGCGCATGGGTCTTGAGTATCGCGGCTGCCCGCCGTCGTGTCGGCTCATCGATCTCTTCTGCCCGATCGGCTACGGCACGCGAGGTCTGATCGTGGCGCCCCCGAAGGCCGGCAAGACGATTCTCCTCCAGAACATCGCCTTCGGCATCAAGCACAATCATCCGCAGGTCGAGCTCGTGGCGCTGCTGATCGACGAGCGACCGGAGGAAGTCACCGACTTCAAGCGAAATGTGCCTGCCCAAGTGCTGGCGTCCAGCAACGATCAGGATCTCGAGCGACACCTGACGCTCGGCATTCTCGCCATCGATCGCGCCAAGCGCATGGTGGAGGCGGGCAAGGATGTCGTGGTGCTCCTCGACTCGCTCACTCGCCTTGGTCGGGCGTTCAACAACAGCCGCCGCTACGGATCGAGCGGGCGCACCATGTCCGGAGGACTCGACAGCCGAGCGCTCGAAGTGCCCAAGCAGCTTTTCGGTGCAGCCCGAAAGGCCGAGGAGGGTGGCTCGCTGACGATCATCGCGAGCTGCCTGGTCGACACCGGCAGCCGCGCGGACCAGATCATCTTCGAGGAGTTCAAGGGCACCGGCAATATGGAGCTCGTCCTCGATCGCTCGGTCGCCGAGAAGCGCATCTTCCCCGCCATCAACCTTGCCGCGAGCGGAACGCGCAAGGAGCACCTGCTCATGGGCGAACGGGAACTGAAGACCGTCACCGCTCTGCGGCGGCGGCTCTTGTCGGTGCCGCCCCCGGTGCAGATGGAGCAACTGCTGGCGGCCCTGAAGCGCTATGACACCAATGAGCGCATGGTTCAAGGGGGCTAA
- a CDS encoding pseudouridine-5'-phosphate glycosidase encodes MSIHCSEEVRRALAEGHPVVALETAVLTHGLPRENWGALTVRWPGVGAAPEGIDPDAPLHLAAARCMAAAVRASGATPAVTAVLDGLPCVGLDDAQLDQLASDGSARKLAARDLASAIADRASGGTTVSAALRLARAAGLRVFATGGIGGVHRAWQTQLDVSADLLSLAREPLVVVSSGAKSILDLPATVEALEALSVPVVGFGTDAFPRFITASDPALRVTMRVDSADAAARLAKEHWTLGGAGVLLANPVDPAVALDPSVADAPARNASKGAAPRGAAVTPVLLGHLVEATSGASLRANLVLLRANAALAARVARAIHAT; translated from the coding sequence ATGTCGATCCACTGCTCCGAAGAAGTTCGAAGGGCCCTCGCGGAAGGCCATCCGGTGGTGGCCCTTGAGACTGCGGTGCTCACTCATGGGCTGCCGCGCGAAAACTGGGGGGCCCTCACGGTGCGCTGGCCAGGAGTGGGCGCGGCGCCCGAGGGAATCGACCCCGATGCGCCACTTCACCTCGCGGCGGCCAGGTGCATGGCCGCCGCAGTGCGGGCTTCCGGGGCAACTCCCGCCGTGACGGCGGTCCTCGACGGCCTTCCTTGCGTGGGTCTCGACGACGCCCAGCTTGACCAGTTGGCCTCGGATGGCTCGGCACGGAAACTCGCCGCGCGCGACCTCGCATCGGCCATCGCCGACAGGGCGTCCGGTGGAACCACCGTCTCGGCCGCTCTGCGACTCGCCCGCGCAGCCGGACTTCGCGTCTTTGCAACCGGAGGCATCGGGGGCGTCCATCGAGCATGGCAGACGCAGCTCGATGTTTCGGCAGATCTCCTTTCGCTGGCGCGCGAGCCGCTCGTCGTCGTCTCGAGCGGTGCCAAGTCCATCCTCGACCTCCCTGCCACCGTGGAGGCGCTCGAAGCGCTCTCGGTGCCGGTCGTGGGCTTCGGAACCGATGCCTTCCCGCGCTTCATCACGGCGTCCGATCCGGCGCTCCGGGTGACGATGCGCGTCGACAGCGCCGACGCGGCGGCCCGTCTTGCGAAGGAGCATTGGACGCTCGGCGGCGCCGGGGTGCTGCTGGCGAACCCCGTCGATCCAGCGGTTGCCCTCGATCCGTCGGTGGCCGATGCGCCCGCCCGCAACGCCAGCAAGGGCGCGGCCCCGCGAGGTGCGGCGGTGACTCCCGTCCTCCTCGGACATCTGGTGGAAGCGACCTCCGGGGCTTCACTCCGGGCCAACCTGGTGTTGCTTCGTGCGAACGCCGCCCTGGCTGCCCGGGTGGCACGCGCCATTCATGCCACATGA
- a CDS encoding DEAD/DEAH box helicase codes for MSSHETFDTSRTFADLGLPEAQLKAVTEKGFVHPTRIQAALIPPALAGKDCLGQARTGTGKTAAFALPMLARLEPKGRFHGLVLVPTRELAIQVAKEMHDLARYGGHTVAAVYGGHSVKAQAHKLEKGVCIVVGTPGRIMDMHARGLLPYDQVRFAVLDEVDRMLDIGFRDDIRRILGSMKQRPQTVFVSATIAGEIERLARSYMNAPEKLVTFEKSLTVTQVKQSYLPVEPWDKRRLLLHLLQHEKPELTVVFCRTKRTVDQVAEYLARHRIEAHPMHGDMFQKKRDKVMEHLRGGTLSVLVASDLAARGLDVEDISHVVNYDLPEDPEVYIHRIGRTARAGREGVAWSFVCPDQGDLLTAIEMLANIEIPRKEYDDFTPGPVPADVQAQRELAAKRRQESDLSKNRFALTPPAPNSEESGPSAPVDLAKFPGGIVPTALPPRRLGGRVPGRKR; via the coding sequence GTGAGCTCGCACGAGACATTCGATACTTCGCGCACCTTCGCCGACCTTGGACTGCCCGAGGCGCAGCTCAAGGCCGTCACGGAGAAGGGCTTCGTCCATCCGACGCGGATCCAGGCTGCGCTGATTCCCCCCGCGCTCGCCGGCAAGGATTGCCTCGGCCAGGCGAGGACGGGCACGGGCAAGACAGCCGCATTCGCGCTGCCCATGCTCGCCCGGCTTGAGCCCAAGGGCCGGTTTCACGGGCTCGTGTTGGTGCCGACCCGAGAGTTGGCCATCCAGGTCGCCAAGGAGATGCACGACCTGGCTCGCTACGGCGGCCACACGGTCGCGGCGGTCTATGGCGGACACTCGGTCAAGGCGCAGGCCCACAAGCTGGAGAAGGGCGTCTGCATCGTCGTGGGCACCCCCGGCCGCATCATGGACATGCACGCCCGGGGGCTCCTGCCGTACGACCAGGTGCGCTTCGCCGTTCTCGACGAGGTCGACCGGATGCTCGACATCGGCTTCCGTGACGACATCCGCAGGATCCTCGGCTCGATGAAGCAGCGGCCGCAGACGGTCTTTGTCTCGGCCACCATCGCGGGCGAGATTGAGCGGCTGGCGCGTTCATACATGAACGCGCCGGAGAAGCTCGTCACCTTCGAGAAGAGCCTGACGGTCACGCAGGTGAAGCAGAGCTACCTGCCGGTCGAACCATGGGACAAGCGGCGCCTGCTCCTGCACCTGCTTCAGCATGAGAAGCCCGAGTTGACCGTCGTCTTCTGTCGGACCAAGCGCACGGTCGACCAGGTGGCCGAGTACCTCGCCAGGCACCGGATCGAGGCCCATCCGATGCACGGGGACATGTTCCAGAAGAAGCGGGACAAAGTGATGGAGCACCTTCGGGGGGGCACCCTGAGCGTGCTTGTCGCAAGCGACCTGGCAGCGCGCGGGCTCGATGTCGAGGACATCAGCCATGTGGTGAACTATGACCTTCCGGAAGACCCGGAGGTCTACATCCACCGCATTGGACGAACCGCGCGCGCCGGGCGCGAGGGCGTCGCCTGGAGCTTCGTCTGCCCCGATCAGGGCGACCTGCTGACGGCCATCGAAATGCTCGCGAACATCGAGATCCCCCGCAAGGAGTACGACGACTTCACCCCCGGGCCCGTCCCCGCCGATGTGCAGGCGCAGCGTGAACTCGCCGCCAAGCGCCGGCAGGAGAGCGACCTGTCGAAGAACCGCTTCGCGTTGACTCCGCCCGCGCCGAACTCGGAGGAGAGCGGTCCGAGCGCGCCGGTCGATCTCGCCAAGTTCCCCGGGGGAATCGTGCCGACGGCGCTTCCACCGCGCCGGCTCGGTGGCCGTGTCCCCGGCCGCAAGCGCTGA
- the alr gene encoding alanine racemase — protein sequence MADTSLIEVNLSSVEHNFAVMRDMVGEGCLLCPVVKADAYGLGAARLAKRMAAAGADMFAVFSPEQAAALSATAVGKPVLVLMPVRDCSRSDELYRMLVSGSLHLTVHDLHHLDQLRRIAEKFAAVVPVHLEVDTGMSRGGCSPDEAALVLKRIAACRWLRLAGVFTHFSNPRCDPLRTRAQMDAFDALLAAHSASIPSECIVHVASSYAALRHRRYHRSMVRFGLAWTGLALDGIESGEVLWESEQLRPIVTWRSQVSQIKVVPAGAPVGYGSLWRADRTSRIGLIPVGYADGYPICREARDPRAVRVRALGLRGAIEGWAPVVGAVNMDQVAVDLTEIDGLAELPEGGVGAEVELISPDRDAPNHLPRVAAAAGLIPYEFLCRLGPRIRRQYIADTVPASSVSAVSAVPAPRAAVQRSP from the coding sequence ATGGCGGATACGAGCCTCATTGAAGTCAACCTTTCGAGCGTTGAGCACAACTTCGCGGTGATGCGCGACATGGTGGGCGAGGGATGCCTCCTCTGTCCCGTGGTGAAGGCCGACGCGTATGGCCTGGGCGCGGCGCGCCTGGCGAAGCGCATGGCTGCCGCCGGTGCCGACATGTTCGCCGTCTTCAGTCCGGAGCAGGCGGCAGCGCTCTCGGCGACGGCGGTGGGCAAGCCGGTGCTTGTCCTGATGCCAGTGCGAGATTGCTCTCGCTCGGACGAATTGTACCGAATGCTCGTCTCCGGCTCGCTGCACCTGACGGTGCATGATCTCCATCACTTGGATCAACTGCGGCGCATCGCGGAGAAGTTCGCGGCGGTCGTTCCCGTCCACCTCGAGGTGGACACGGGCATGAGCCGCGGCGGGTGCTCGCCGGACGAGGCCGCGCTCGTGCTGAAGCGCATCGCAGCGTGCCGATGGCTGCGATTGGCGGGAGTCTTCACGCACTTCAGCAATCCGCGCTGCGATCCACTGCGCACGCGGGCGCAGATGGATGCGTTCGATGCGCTCCTCGCCGCTCACTCCGCGTCGATTCCTTCCGAGTGCATCGTGCATGTCGCATCGAGCTACGCGGCGCTTCGACACCGCCGCTATCACCGGAGCATGGTCCGCTTCGGCCTGGCGTGGACGGGCCTTGCGCTCGACGGCATCGAAAGCGGCGAGGTGCTCTGGGAGAGCGAGCAGCTCCGCCCGATCGTCACCTGGCGGAGCCAGGTGAGCCAGATCAAGGTCGTTCCCGCCGGTGCTCCAGTGGGCTATGGCAGCCTGTGGAGGGCCGATCGAACCTCGCGCATCGGCCTGATTCCGGTGGGCTATGCCGACGGCTATCCAATCTGCCGCGAGGCTCGCGATCCGCGCGCCGTGCGTGTGCGAGCCCTCGGCCTCCGCGGCGCGATCGAGGGTTGGGCGCCGGTCGTGGGCGCCGTGAACATGGACCAGGTGGCTGTCGATCTCACGGAGATCGACGGGCTCGCCGAGCTGCCCGAGGGCGGCGTCGGCGCCGAGGTTGAGCTCATTTCACCCGATCGCGATGCGCCGAATCACCTGCCGCGCGTCGCCGCGGCCGCGGGGCTCATTCCATATGAGTTCCTCTGTCGACTCGGGCCGCGCATTCGGCGCCAGTACATCGCCGACACGGTGCCCGCCTCCAGCGTCTCTGCGGTGAGCGCCGTGCCGGCGCCACGAGCGGCCGTCCAGCGCTCACCGTGA
- a CDS encoding NAD(P)/FAD-dependent oxidoreductase, with the protein MRHESIVIVGGGVAGPVLAALLARRGHPTMLVERRRTGETKCCGCCLAPRGVRLLHSLGMEAALQRADGAWTRRWTMRDPHGEVLLSQCLGAEPGMVVARDRFDQALRELARNSGARLVEGSGAVVARDGEVLLRSGAGEVVDRVRASWIIGADGVGSGVARSAGLGPTPRAETAGAAKRMRRLGFSWSLPEQVAAAIAVAPETIDIHLVQGGYLGLVQGARHLHAAALAPSGRPMSMIRQWGRRSGRLAPLSSGEEREAMASAHSTNMHATGPLPWRPRATVGAIAGVPVALVGDAAGYEQPFTGEGMTWALDSARLLARAIDLERDLHGALQRYDLDHRRHFAWRKRRLRALAAIGLWASESQGWRRSIRLAGRVPMLTGSLVRSVVAA; encoded by the coding sequence ATGCGCCATGAGTCGATCGTGATTGTCGGCGGTGGAGTGGCCGGGCCGGTGCTGGCCGCGCTCCTGGCACGACGCGGCCACCCGACGATGCTGGTCGAGCGTCGCCGCACCGGTGAGACGAAGTGCTGCGGGTGCTGCCTCGCGCCTCGAGGTGTCCGCCTGCTTCACAGCTTGGGCATGGAGGCGGCGCTCCAACGGGCCGATGGGGCGTGGACCCGCCGATGGACCATGCGGGATCCCCACGGCGAAGTTCTTCTCTCGCAGTGCCTCGGCGCGGAACCGGGCATGGTGGTCGCGCGGGATCGCTTCGACCAGGCGCTGCGCGAGTTGGCGCGCAACTCCGGGGCCCGGTTGGTCGAGGGTTCCGGTGCGGTGGTGGCCCGCGATGGCGAAGTGCTCCTGCGGAGTGGTGCGGGCGAAGTCGTCGATCGCGTCAGAGCCTCGTGGATCATCGGCGCCGATGGCGTGGGCAGTGGCGTGGCACGCTCGGCGGGGCTCGGACCGACGCCCCGCGCCGAGACCGCAGGCGCGGCGAAGCGGATGCGCAGGCTCGGGTTTTCCTGGAGTCTTCCAGAGCAGGTGGCGGCGGCGATCGCGGTCGCGCCGGAAACGATCGACATTCATCTCGTGCAGGGCGGGTATCTCGGGCTTGTGCAGGGGGCGAGGCACCTGCACGCGGCGGCACTCGCTCCCTCCGGGCGCCCAATGTCGATGATCCGTCAGTGGGGTCGCCGATCGGGGCGACTCGCGCCGCTCTCATCCGGCGAAGAGAGAGAGGCGATGGCCTCAGCGCACTCAACGAACATGCACGCGACCGGGCCGCTGCCCTGGCGACCCCGAGCAACGGTGGGTGCGATCGCGGGCGTGCCGGTGGCGCTCGTCGGCGATGCCGCGGGATATGAACAGCCGTTCACCGGCGAGGGCATGACCTGGGCGCTCGACTCGGCGCGATTGCTCGCGAGGGCGATCGATCTGGAGCGTGACCTGCATGGAGCGCTGCAACGCTACGACCTCGACCATCGCCGCCACTTCGCATGGCGCAAGCGACGACTTCGCGCGCTCGCGGCGATCGGCCTTTGGGCCTCCGAGTCGCAGGGTTGGCGTCGCAGCATTCGGCTGGCGGGGCGCGTTCCGATGCTTACAGGCTCACTCGTGCGATCGGTGGTGGCGGCGTGA
- a CDS encoding type III polyketide synthase produces the protein MTAPAVTRRAHAEPALPRAAPRLLGVGSTLPARRASQSELCEEIGSLLELSGAELARWQRICRGSGVDFRHAVAPLAQVIRSSTAERMRLFDASAPELAAGAARQALVDAGVEAHEVTDLVVVTCTGFSAPGVPRRLIDLLALRPSVRSSQVGFMGCFGGICGLRAAAAHASAERGAVVLLVSVELCSLHLRADRDPQNLVASALFSDGAAAAVIVDGEVCTGGTADRRQGRSAPASLLPGRSHTVAGTLDAMGWTITDMGFAMTLAREVPDRLREVLPDLVESAREVLIHPGGPSIIDAAADSLRPEQRGATEVSRAILREMGNMSSASILFVLERWRRQGGVAPASLVAFGPGLTIDSVMLVDGLTHP, from the coding sequence TTGACCGCTCCAGCCGTCACCCGCCGCGCTCACGCCGAGCCGGCACTGCCGCGAGCTGCCCCGAGACTGCTCGGCGTCGGGTCGACTCTCCCGGCGAGACGGGCCAGTCAATCGGAACTCTGCGAGGAGATCGGCTCGCTGCTCGAACTCAGCGGCGCCGAACTCGCGCGATGGCAGCGCATCTGCCGTGGCAGCGGCGTCGACTTCCGTCACGCGGTGGCGCCGCTCGCCCAGGTCATTCGCAGCTCGACCGCGGAGCGCATGAGGCTCTTTGACGCCTCAGCGCCGGAACTCGCGGCGGGCGCTGCGAGGCAGGCACTGGTCGACGCCGGGGTCGAAGCGCACGAGGTCACCGACCTGGTCGTCGTGACCTGCACGGGATTCTCGGCGCCGGGTGTGCCGCGGCGGCTCATCGATCTCCTTGCGCTCAGGCCCTCGGTGCGCAGCAGCCAGGTGGGGTTCATGGGCTGTTTCGGCGGCATCTGCGGTCTTCGCGCCGCGGCGGCGCATGCGTCGGCGGAGCGAGGCGCGGTGGTGCTCCTGGTCTCAGTCGAGCTCTGCTCGCTCCACCTTCGCGCCGATCGAGATCCGCAGAATCTCGTCGCGAGCGCCCTCTTCTCCGATGGAGCCGCCGCCGCTGTGATCGTCGATGGCGAGGTGTGCACCGGTGGCACGGCGGATCGTCGCCAAGGTCGCTCCGCGCCAGCGTCGCTCCTTCCCGGGCGCTCGCACACCGTGGCGGGCACCCTCGATGCGATGGGATGGACCATCACCGACATGGGATTTGCGATGACGCTGGCGCGCGAGGTCCCTGATCGACTGCGGGAGGTTCTCCCTGACCTTGTCGAGTCGGCCCGTGAGGTGCTCATTCATCCGGGCGGGCCTTCGATCATCGATGCGGCGGCCGACTCGCTGCGTCCCGAGCAACGCGGCGCGACCGAAGTCAGCCGCGCCATCCTGCGCGAGATGGGCAACATGAGCTCGGCGTCGATTCTCTTCGTCCTCGAGCGCTGGCGGCGGCAGGGGGGAGTGGCACCGGCGTCGCTGGTCGCCTTCGGGCCCGGATTGACCATCGATTCGGTCATGCTGGTCGATGGTCTGACGCACCCATAG